The following are encoded in a window of Verrucomicrobiota bacterium genomic DNA:
- a CDS encoding DeoR/GlpR transcriptional regulator translates to MNTDPLITPLGSEENLSRGIDCAAKSAWRRNRRQPDTPQGVALRIAEDRLCPVLPVKRHLELLGLLCNRGQLTVREVANRFGISVDTARRDLDLLARQGRLARAYGGAVAIESQVPQERKLMPRAPGHRFEPTPLAQSLHQLVKDGETLLLSGGSATWCCAEALGGRSIRMVTNSLDLPFELVTSADVYVLGGKCRPDARLTVGPVMLSGMNINADSAVIGVDGITAKDGLTADRPEDALMASEMIAAAQRTIVMADSSTLGKRSFARIGPIASMQVLITDKAPPADLADALHDARVKVIVVGPEAANPLDGD, encoded by the coding sequence ATGAATACGGATCCGCTCATTACCCCCCTTGGTTCCGAGGAAAATCTTTCGCGCGGTATCGACTGCGCCGCGAAATCTGCCTGGCGCCGGAACCGCCGGCAGCCCGATACCCCTCAGGGCGTCGCGTTGCGGATCGCGGAGGATCGCCTCTGCCCGGTGCTCCCCGTCAAACGGCACCTTGAACTTTTAGGTCTCCTTTGCAACCGCGGTCAGTTGACGGTCAGGGAGGTGGCGAATCGTTTTGGAATTTCCGTGGATACGGCCCGCCGGGACCTCGACCTTCTGGCGCGTCAGGGCCGGCTTGCCCGCGCTTACGGGGGCGCCGTCGCGATCGAATCGCAGGTGCCGCAAGAACGGAAGCTTATGCCGCGAGCACCCGGCCATCGCTTTGAACCAACGCCCCTTGCGCAATCCCTTCACCAACTCGTTAAGGACGGCGAAACGCTCCTCTTAAGCGGCGGTTCCGCCACGTGGTGTTGTGCCGAAGCGTTAGGCGGCCGGAGCATACGGATGGTCACCAACAGCCTCGACCTGCCCTTCGAACTGGTGACCAGTGCCGACGTTTACGTCCTTGGGGGAAAATGCCGCCCGGACGCGCGGCTGACGGTCGGCCCGGTGATGCTTTCTGGAATGAACATCAACGCCGACTCTGCGGTCATCGGCGTTGACGGGATCACGGCAAAAGACGGGCTCACCGCAGACCGTCCCGAAGACGCCTTGATGGCTTCAGAAATGATCGCCGCCGCACAACGCACGATCGTCATGGCGGATTCTTCCACGCTCGGCAAAAGGTCCTTCGCCCGGATCGGACCGATCGCGAGCATGCAGGTGCTCATTACGGATAAAGCGCCGCCGGCCGATTTAGCAGATGCCTTACACGACGCGCGCGTGAAAGTGATCGTTGTTGGGCCGGAAGCGGCGAACCCGCTTGACGGTGACTGA